The genome window TTTTTAAATATTGACGAACAGGGCGCTTTGATAGAAGCGGAATGGGACAAGGTGATTGTCCCCGGTGTTAAGCTGGTGGCGGTGACTATGATGTCCAATGTACTGGGGATAGCAACGCCGATTGAAAAATTGATTGAGCGGGCACATGCCGTCGGGGCAGTGGTGATGATTGATGCCGCACAGATGGTTTCACACCGGCCGATTGACGTTCAGGCCTTAGATGCGGATTTTTTAGCGTTCAGCGCCCATAAATGCTTCGGCCCGACCGGAACCGGCGTGCTTTATGGCCGGAGAGAGCTGCTGGAAGCGATGCCGCCGTATCAATTCGGCGGTGATATGATTGAATATGTGACCAAAGAGAAAACAACCTTTGCCCCCCTGCCGCAGAAGTTTGAGGCCGGGACGACCAATATTGACGCTGTCATTGCCTTTGCGGCGGCGCTGGATTTGATGGAGCAAATCGGCTGGCCGGCGATTCAAAAGATAGAAGGAGAGCTAACGGCCTATGCTTTGGATAAGCTTCGCCGGACGGAGCATATTCAGCTTTACGGTGATGTGCCCGGAGCGGATAAAGGGCCGGTAATTGCCTTTAATATCGAGGGCGTTCATCCGCATGACGCAGCCAGTATTTTGGATAATGCCGGCATTGCCGTGCGGGCCGGGCATCACTGCGCGCAGCCGCTGATGAAAGAACTGAAAATACCGGCGGCGGTCAGAGCCAGCTTTAGCATATACAATACCAAAGAGGAGATTGATGTGTTTGTCGAGAGGTTAAAGGAAGTCAGGAGGTGGTTGGGCTATGGATCTTAGTCAGATTTACACGGAGGTGATTACCGAGCACAGCCGGGCGGCGCATAACCGCAAACAGCTGGCCGAAGTCACCCACAAGGAGCATGGACATAACCCCAGTTGCGGCGATGATATTATGCTGGAACTGGATATTAAGGACGGCAGGATTGCAGATGCGGCTTTTTCCGGCAGCGGCTGCGCCATCAGTCAGGCATCGACTTCAATGATGATTGATTTGATTCGGGGGCTGCCGGTAGCGGAAGCAAAGGAAAAAGCCGAGAGCTTTTTGGCCATGATCAAAGGAGAAAAAACAGAGGAAGAATTGGCAGACGTCTTAGAAGATGCAGCGATTTTGGCGAATATTAAAAACATGCCGGCCAGAGTAAAGTGTGCAGTTTTGGCCTGGCACACCTTAGATGAGATTCTAAAGAAGGAGTCAGGAGAATAGTATGGAAACTTCGTCGCAGCTGGATTATATGGATTTTTTGCTCAATAAAACAATGGAAATGAAAGGAACCGATTTGCATTTATGTGCCGGCAGTAAGCCTTTGGTTCGGGTCAATTCCAGTTTGATTGATATTGAAGGGAGCGAGCGGCTGCGGCCGGATCAAATTTCCGAATTTGTGCATGAATATTTAACCGAGTTTCAAATACAGGAACTGCAGCGGGAAAAGTCACTGGATTTTTCCTATTCCCGGCGAAGCTTAGGCCGGTTTCGCTGCAATGTTTATTATCAGCGGGGCACTTACGCGATTGCCATTCGGGCGCTGCCGATTGAAATTCCGAAGTTTGAGGATCTGGGTCTGCCGGAAGTGATTAAGAGTTTTGCGAATAAATCCAAAGGTCTGGTGTTGATTACCGGTGCTACCGGCAGCGGAAAATCTACGACTTTGGCCAGTTTGGTCGATTACATCAATGAGAATAAGAAATATCATATCATTACGGTTGAGGACCCTTTGGAGTATCTGCATAGTCATAAAAACAGCATGATTACGCAGCGGGAAGTGGGGGGCGATGCCATTAATTTTGCTTCGGCTTTAAAATCTGCTTTAAGAGAGGATCCGGATGTGATTATGGTTGGGGAAATGCGGGATATGGAAACGATGCAGACCGCGCTTACAGCCGCCGAAACCGGACATTTGGTGCTGACTACGCTCCACACCGGCAGCGCGGTCAAGGCGATTGACCGGATTTTGGACGGTTTCAGCAAAGAGCAGCATACTCTGGTGCAGAGCCAGCTGGCAAGCGTACTGGAAGGCGTTGTATCGCAGCAGCTTCTGCCCCGAGCCGATAAAAGAGGATTGATTGCCGTGGCTGAGGTGCTGTGCGTAACACCGGCCGTGCGCAATATGATTCGCGAGGGCAAGCATTTTCAGATTTCCAATTTGATCCAGATGGGCGATAAACAGGGGATGGTGTCAATGGAAAGAACCTTGGCCAAACTTGCCAGGGATGGTGTGATTAGCCATGAGGTCGGCTATCTGAAGTCGGCGGATTCGCAGCTTTTTGAAAACTATTTCAAGCAACCTAGTCTCTAAGTAGGAGGAAAGAATGAAAGCAAGCAAAGGAAAATTAAGCAAGCCGGCCCGGATTCTATTTTCCCGGCAGCTGGCACTGGCTCTTAACTCGGATATTACGATTACCGAGGCCTTGGACATTATCCGTTCCAAATCCGAGGAGCCGCTGTTAACCAAAGCGTTGGAGGAAATGACGGCGAAGATTTACATGGGCTACAGTTTTGGCGATGTAATTAAGGAGCATGAAGAAATCTTTTCCAGTTTTTATGTCAGTATGGTTGGAATCGGTGAGGAAAGCGGCAACTTGGCTGAGATTTTGGAGCAGCTCGCCCAGACCTATGAGCGAGATATGCTGACTCTGAAAAAAGTACGGCAGGCGGTTACTTATCCCTTGATTTTAACGGTGTTAATGTTTGGCGTAATTGTTCTGCTGATTACCGAGGTCATGCCGATGTTTGACCGGGTATTAAAATCCCTGGGCGGAGAGATGCCGCAGGCAACGAAAGCTATTTTACAGGTGGGCTTATTTTTAAGAGGTTACGGCTGGATAATTTTGTTGGTACTTATTTTACTGGGAGTCGGGATTTATTATTACGGCCGGACGGAAAAGGGCAAAGTGTTCTTTGACGCTTTGAAGTTTCATATTCCCTATCAAAAGGAATTGACGGCATCCATGCTGGCGGCTCGATTTGCCCGGAATTTGGGCCTTTTGATGAACAGCGGCATTGCGGTCAGCCGGGCGCTGGAGATGATTTACCCGGTAATTGACAATGAATACCTGGCGGAGGGGATTAAAGGCAGCATCCGTTTGGTCAATGAGGGTACAAGCTTAGACGAAGTGATTGAGCGGCTGCGGCTTTTCCCCCGGCTTCTGATTAAACTGTTTGCGGTCGGCGTGGCCACCGGTCAAATGGATAAGGCGCTTTTGCGGGCGGCGGAGGAAATGGACAGAGAGGTTGATGATAAGCTGGCCAGACTGACCAGCGTATTAGAGCCGATGCTGATTATTATTTTATCGGTGATTGTGGGTATTATTTTGATTTCGGTAGTTCTGCCGGTGGTCAGTATTATGAATAATATCGGATAAGGAGGGACTATGAAACGTGTCTCGATGAATACCAGTTTTGTGGCGCTTTTTTTTATCGCCGCCGCACTGATTATTATTGTCTGGCAGCTGAACAGCTATGATATTTCGGATAAAGAAATGGGCACGGAACAAATCGAAGATATTATCCGCCATTACGCCACGGCCTGCTATGCCTTGGAAGGAAGTTATCCCTCCAGTTTAAAGTATTTGCAGAAAAATTACGGCCTGATTTTGGATGAGGAGCAGTATGCCTATTATTATGATGCTTTTGCTTCCAATATTTTGCCAGATATTAAGGTGATGAAAAAAACAGAAAGCGAGGCCGGATATGAATAAGAAAGCGCTTTCGATTGAATCGCTGTTTGTTATGGTACTGTTTATGGTGTTTGCCGTTTCCATGGTGATGATGATTATCAGCGGCCGCAGCAGTTACAGCAAAATCCTGGATGAAAAGGAACAGGCCGAAGATTTGCGGATTGCAACTTCTTATTTGCGGATGAAGCTGAAACAAAACAATCAGGTGGATTCGGTTTTTACTGCGCGGCTGCCGCAGACGGATGAGGAAGCTTTGGAAATTTGGCAGGATGGCGAGGAGAAACAATATCGGACGGTGATTTATTTTCGGGAAAACAAAATTTGGGAAGCCTATATGGCAGCCGAAGATGAGTTTGACTTGGCTCTCGGCGAGCCGGTCATTGAACTGGACATGGAATCGGTTCATTTTAACCGGACGGAAAAAGGGATATGGATTATTTATGATACGGGGCGCGAAGAAATTCGGCAGTTTGTAGCGCTGCAAGCGGAGGAATGAAGATGCTGAAACGAAATAATAAAGGCTTTACCTTGATTGAAATTATCATTTCGATTGCCGTTTTGTCCATTATTTCCGCGATTTTTTTGGAGCTTTTTATTAAAGCGGATTCCGTACAGAAACAGGGAAAAAATATCGATGACAAGGTGTTTTTGGTCAGCAATTTGCTGGAAATGCTGACGGCCGAGAAGGATATTGACAGTTTTATTCAGCAAAGCGCACCGGCAGCGGAAAGAGCGGAAAACAGCCGGCGGGAGTTGGACTTTTACTATGATAAGGCACTAAAAGCTGTACCCCAAGAGGAGAGCGTGTATTATCTGTGTCTGGTGCTGGAGAAAAAGGAAACCTTAAAAACCGGCGTTTTGTACTCAGCCAGAGTAAGCGCCTTTGAAGATACGGAGGAAGCCCCGCTGCAAATGGCGACCAGTTTTTATGAACGGAAAGGGGAATGAAATGCAGACAGTAAAAAATCATCTCCAGAATAACCGAGGGGCGACTTCGGTTCTGATTATGATTATGATGATTATTTTAATGGTTTTTGGCGTAGCAGCCCTGACTACGTCCGTTGCTTCCCGCAAGCTGGCGCAGAAAAATGCCGGCTGGCTGACCGAGTATTACGCCTTGCAGGGAGAAGCGCAAGTTGTTTATGCTCATTTGGATGAGGCCCTAAATTTGGCGGATGCCGGCGAAGATATCAGCCGGATTGAAGCTTCGCTGAACCGGTTCTTACAGGAGAACACCAATTGCAGTTTTCAAAGAACGGATTTGGAAAGCCAGCCCTTTATCATCAATATGAAGGTCAGAGAATCCGGTAAGGAAGTGCCCAAAGAGATTCAAATGGGCTTTATCCTGTATAAAGGCGAGGGCCGTTATCATTTGAAGGCAACCAAATGGCTGCAGTATCAGGCCGAGATTTTTGATCCCGAAGACGAACCGCATTTTTCCGATATAAATATAAAGATAAAGTGATATTAGGGGAAATTCGATACGAAGATTCTCTGCAAAAGGATGTTTATAGGAAAAAGCAGATTGCGGCAGAACCGGTACCGGCAAGGAGGAGTTTATGAAAACAGCGGCTTTTTTTGATATTGACGGAACGCTTTACCGGGAAGGACTGATTACCAGTATTTTCAAAAAGTTTATTAAATCCGATATCATTGATCAAAGTGTGTGGTATCAGGAAGTGCGGGACAAATACAATAAATGGGATAAGCGGGTCGGCAATTACGACGATTATCTGGTTAAAATGGCGGAGATTTATATCGAAGCCGTGCGCGGCCTGCATAAGAGCCAGGTTGAGTATATTGCTCAAAAGGTGGTTGAGCAAAAAGGCGATAAAGTTTATATTTACACCCGGGATCAGATTTTATGGCATAAGGCGCAGGGGCACATGGTGATTACCGTATCCGGCTCGCCCTATGAGCTGGTGCGGGCAATGAGCATCAAGCATGGGTTTGATGCCTGTCGGGGAACCGTTTATGAACTGGATGAAAATGACCGCTATACCGGCCGCTTATTGCCGCTGTGGGACAGCCGCAGCAAACAAACGGAAATTCAAAAATTAGCCGACGAGTATGAGATTGATTTGGCCGCGTCCTACGCTTACGGTGATACGGCCGGCGATTTTCTGATGCTTCGGGCGGTTGGCCATCCGGTGGCCATGAATCCGACCAGAGAACTGCTGCAGCAAATTACGCAGGATGAGGCAATGAAGCGGAAAGCCAAAATTGTGGTGGAGCGGAAGGATAATATTTATCAGCTGACGCCGGAGATGCTGCAGCCGCAAAAGGACGGCTGATGAGCAGCGAAAAACCCTGTAAGCCAAACTCAGGATGAGCGGCTTTCAGCCCAACCGGAGAAGAACAAGTGTCGCCGCAGACGGCAAGAGAAAAACGGAGCAAGCGCCAAAGTCTACTTTGCTTTGATGCTTGCTCCGCCTTAGTATATATTAGGATACGGGTGCCAAAAGGATTTGACATCCATGATACCGGCTTGCTTCGGCTGACGCCATTACTTCAGCTTAATCTTGCAGACCGGTTCGTTAGCGGCAATTTCGCCGTAGGTAACGTCAAAATTATTGATTTTATCGGGATTCATCAGAACGACAATAACATCGGTTTTCTTGCCCTGTTCCTTGATATAATCAAAGTCAGCTGTGATTAGAGGCTCGCCGGCTTTCATTTTTTGACCGTCGCTGACATGAAGGGTCATGCCGTCGCCTTTTAATTCAACGGTATCAAGGCCGACATGAATCAGCAGGTCAATTCCGCCGCCGGTATGGAAGACAACCGCATGCTTTGTTTTAAAGGCCTGTGTTACCACACCGTCAGCCGGTGCATAAATGACGCCGTCTTTGGGCCGGATGGCATAGCCGTCACCCATCATTTTTTGGGAAAAGACTTCGTCTTCTACTTCGGTAATCGGGATAACCTTGCCGCTGACGGAGGCATTTAGAGTTTCTGTCTTTTTAAATAAACCAAACATAAGATATCCTTTCTAAATAAAACTGTTTTGCCAAAAATAATAAATTCTTTTGTCGCGGGACTGACATGGATTTTTATGATTTTGGCGCTTGTATCATAAAATTATTATAAACATAAAATACCATTTTTGATAGGGAAAGTCAAGAGCTATCCGCGAATGCTTTCCTGATAGAAGCACAAAGGAGAAAACATGATTGACTTTTTAACGGAACAGGGAGTTTCTGATAAATTGATTGAAGATTTAAAGGCATTTCGGCGCTTTTATCAAACGGCGGAGGAAGTCAAAGACCGGATCCCTCAGCCATATTATCGCTATCATGGCCGGGAGATTTGGGAAATGGCACTGGCGGCGCTGCTGGGTGGTGAAAACTTACTTTTATCCGGGATGAAAGCAACCGGTAAAAACGTATTGGCGGAAAATCTGACGGCGGCTTTCGGCCGGCCGCAGTGGACGGTGTCTTTTCACACCAATACCGATCATGGTGATTTAATCGGCACGGATACTTTTATCGGCGGTGAGGTTCGTTTTCGGCCCGGTAGTGTGTATCAATGTGCAGTTTATGGCGGATTTGGCGTACTGGACGAGGTCAATATGGCCAAAAATGAAGCGATTGCCGTGCTTTATCCGGCGCTTGATCATCGGCGGCAAATTGATGTGCCGGGTTATCATGCGGTTCGGCTGCATGAGGCGGCGCGATTTATCGGCACTATGAATTATGGCTATATCGGTACCAGAGAAATGAACGAAGCCTTTGCTTCCCGGTTTATGGTGATTGATGTTCCGCCGCTGGCAGAGGAAAATATCCGGCTTATCTTGCAAGCCGAGTTTCCGGACTTGACGGCAGAGGGGGCGGCGGTGCTGGCCGGAATTTTTCTGGATTTGCAAAAGAAATCGCTTCATTCCGAAATTTCAACCAAAGCCATTGATTTCCGGGGCCTTTTGGGTGCAATTCGGGCAATGAAACGGGGCTTGGCACCGCAGATTGCTTTGAAAATGGGAATTGTTGACCGGGTGTTTGATGAGTTTGAAAAAGAACTGGTACAGGATGTGATTGATTTGCGGCTGCCCAAAAGCAGTGCGGACAGTATGTTTGTATCTTAAAATAGATGTCAGAGAATCAGGAAAAAAATCATGATTGATACAGAATTAACGAAAGAACAAATAGAAGCATTAAAACTGAGAAGCCAAAATATTTTTTGGACGGTGCAGGGCGATTATTCCCAAAAGCTGCCGGAGGTCTTTTGGCTGCCGGAAACGGTAAAAGCCAAGCATGACGCGGTTTTATGGGCAGCAGTTTTTTTATATGCCGATCCGGCTTTGATTAGCCGGTTTATTGGATATCTGGCCGCTAAGCCAAACTTTTATGCGGTTTTTTCCCGAATTCTTTGGATTGCTTTGGAAGAATACTGTATGCCTAAGCTGTATCTGGAAAGGCCGGCGGTCAGGGAGCTTTTTTTCGGATATTATCGACAGGCGGCGCAGCCGGAAACAGGCATACTGCCCGATGCTGCCCGGATGATTGAGCGGGCCTACGGCGAAGAAAAATTAGGCCGGCTGGCGGAGGAGGAGCGCTGGCTCAAGGCTTTGCTGAGAGACATTTTTCAAATAGCGGCATCGGCGCCGGATACGGCCGGACTGTTGGCGGCATTGGAAGAACTATACGGCCGGTATTTTCGGGAAAAGCATTGGACGGACGCATTGACCGCCGGGGCAGCCGACCGCCGGGCAGTTCAAACCATGCCGACCGGCTATCAGCCGGAAGAGAGCTTTTTTCAGAAAAAGCGAATCAGTGCCGGCGCAGACGTTGAGCAGATAAAAATTGTGGATGCTGAGTTTAACCCCAACAGCTATCGCGGCAAAGCTTCGGCTGAATATTTGGCGCGGGAACGGGAAAAGAGTGCCGGACTGGCAAATCCGCTGAGGAAAAAGAAACTGACCGACCGGGAAAAGGTTTGGCAGTTTTTTGGGGAGCTGCTGCTGCCGAAAGCGGAAGTGGAGCAAATCGAGCAGCGAATCAGCACCGGAATCCATCAGCATAAGCGGCTGTATATCAGCGATGGCAGTTTTGCTACGGTTTTCAGCGAATATCAGCTTCGCTTTTTGCAGGAACAAAGGCGCCTGAATCTGGAATATTTAGAAGCAAATTATCACGCCTGCCGCCGCCATATTGAAAATATGCGTCTGTTGTTAGCCAATACTTTGCTGCCGGACAGTCAGGCCGAAAGCTGCCGGGCGGATGCCGGCCGCTTTCAGGCAGGTCTGGTGTGGCGGGCGGAGCGACTGCATGACAGTGCGGTTTTTAAGCGCCAGATCAGGAATGAAATCGGCAATTTTGCCGTGGAGCTGCTGCTCGACGGGAGCGGTTCGCAAAGCGAAAGACAGGCGCAGGTGACGTTTCAGGGCTATATTATTGCTGAGGCCCTGAGTTTATGCGGGATTCCCTGCCGGGTCAGTGCTTACGCTGCTTTTTTGGACTATACGATTTTGCGCCAGTATAAAGACTATGACTCGCCCCGGGAACAAAATAAAAAGATATTTGATTTTTTCGGAACAGGCATGAACCGGGATGGTTTTGCTCTGCGGGCAGTGGGAGAGAGAATGGCCAAACGGCCGGAAGAAAATAAGATTTTGATTGTTTTAAGTGACGGTAAGCCCAATGACGTCCGGGTTTTTAAAAAGGACGCGGAAAATCCCGAGGCCAGTGAATACACCGGCGATATCGCTGTGAAAGACACCGCCGCCGAAGTCAGAAAGCTCCGTTTTCAGGGCATTTCTGTCCTTGGTGTTTTCACCGGCCTGGAAGTCGACCTTCCCGCCCAGCAAAAAATATACGGCCGGGACTTTGCCTATATTAAGGATTTAAGTAAGTTTGCAAAAATAGTGGGAACCTATCTAAAGAAAGAACTGCGCAAACGGATATAAAAAACCGGCCCATTTACATTAATTCATCTAATTCCTCATAATAGCCGAGCAGCTTTTCCTCCAGCTGCTCCTTTTGCATGGAGATTTCATGCGCCTTTTCATAGTTGGTAAAAACTTCCTCGCTGGCCAGCAAAAGGTCCAATTCCGTGATGCGCTGCTCCGTTTGGTCAATCATTTCTTCCAGTTTCTTTTGCCGGCTGATCCTCTTTTGACTGCGGGCCTTTTCTTCTTTTTCCAGCAGCCAGTCTTTTTTGGCGCGGCTTTCCGCTTTTCCGCTGCAGGGTTCTATCCGGTTAGACGGCGCCAAATCCAAGAAGCTGGCCGGTCGAGCCGGGGTCGTTTCGCCGGAAAAAACCGGATTTTGGCGCTCGCTTTTCTTGGTGATAAAATCATCATAATTTCCCAAATATTCGGTTAAAGTCAGATTTTCCAGTTCGGCTACCCTGGTGGCAATTCGATTGATAAAATAGCGGTCGTGGGAAATAAATAAAATCGTACCGCTGTAATGAACCAGTGCATTTTCCAAGACCTCGCGGCTGACTAAGTCAAGATGATTGGTCGGTTCGTCCAGCAGCAGAAAGTTTCCTTCGGCCAGCATCATTTTAGCCAAGGACAA of Lachnospiraceae bacterium oral taxon 500 contains these proteins:
- a CDS encoding type IV pili twitching motility protein PilT — its product is MDFLLNKTMEMKGTDLHLCAGSKPLVRVNSSLIDIEGSERLRPDQISEFVHEYLTEFQIQELQREKSLDFSYSRRSLGRFRCNVYYQRGTYAIAIRALPIEIPKFEDLGLPEVIKSFANKSKGLVLITGATGSGKSTTLASLVDYINENKKYHIITVEDPLEYLHSHKNSMITQREVGGDAINFASALKSALREDPDVIMVGEMRDMETMQTALTAAETGHLVLTTLHTGSAVKAIDRILDGFSKEQHTLVQSQLASVLEGVVSQQLLPRADKRGLIAVAEVLCVTPAVRNMIREGKHFQISNLIQMGDKQGMVSMERTLAKLARDGVISHEVGYLKSADSQLFENYFKQPSL
- a CDS encoding cysteine desulfurase, encoding MYDNSQIRKQFPAIANHPEVIYFDNAASTQKPEAVLRCLTRYNQAGHANIHRGAYRWSVEATEAYERTRKKTAAFLHAAAPEQIIFTAGTTAGINLVASTYGRANIKAGDKIVVSLLEHHSNFVPWQQLAEQTGAELIFLNIDEQGALIEAEWDKVIVPGVKLVAVTMMSNVLGIATPIEKLIERAHAVGAVVMIDAAQMVSHRPIDVQALDADFLAFSAHKCFGPTGTGVLYGRRELLEAMPPYQFGGDMIEYVTKEKTTFAPLPQKFEAGTTNIDAVIAFAAALDLMEQIGWPAIQKIEGELTAYALDKLRRTEHIQLYGDVPGADKGPVIAFNIEGVHPHDAASILDNAGIAVRAGHHCAQPLMKELKIPAAVRASFSIYNTKEEIDVFVERLKEVRRWLGYGS
- a CDS encoding SUF system NifU family Fe-S cluster assembly protein; protein product: MDLSQIYTEVITEHSRAAHNRKQLAEVTHKEHGHNPSCGDDIMLELDIKDGRIADAAFSGSGCAISQASTSMMIDLIRGLPVAEAKEKAESFLAMIKGEKTEEELADVLEDAAILANIKNMPARVKCAVLAWHTLDEILKKESGE
- a CDS encoding PTS glucose transporter subunit IIABC, producing the protein MFGLFKKTETLNASVSGKVIPITEVEDEVFSQKMMGDGYAIRPKDGVIYAPADGVVTQAFKTKHAVVFHTGGGIDLLIHVGLDTVELKGDGMTLHVSDGQKMKAGEPLITADFDYIKEQGKKTDVIVVLMNPDKINNFDVTYGEIAANEPVCKIKLK
- a CDS encoding ATPase, with amino-acid sequence MIDFLTEQGVSDKLIEDLKAFRRFYQTAEEVKDRIPQPYYRYHGREIWEMALAALLGGENLLLSGMKATGKNVLAENLTAAFGRPQWTVSFHTNTDHGDLIGTDTFIGGEVRFRPGSVYQCAVYGGFGVLDEVNMAKNEAIAVLYPALDHRRQIDVPGYHAVRLHEAARFIGTMNYGYIGTREMNEAFASRFMVIDVPPLAEENIRLILQAEFPDLTAEGAAVLAGIFLDLQKKSLHSEISTKAIDFRGLLGAIRAMKRGLAPQIALKMGIVDRVFDEFEKELVQDVIDLRLPKSSADSMFVS
- a CDS encoding HAD-IB family hydrolase is translated as MKTAAFFDIDGTLYREGLITSIFKKFIKSDIIDQSVWYQEVRDKYNKWDKRVGNYDDYLVKMAEIYIEAVRGLHKSQVEYIAQKVVEQKGDKVYIYTRDQILWHKAQGHMVITVSGSPYELVRAMSIKHGFDACRGTVYELDENDRYTGRLLPLWDSRSKQTEIQKLADEYEIDLAASYAYGDTAGDFLMLRAVGHPVAMNPTRELLQQITQDEAMKRKAKIVVERKDNIYQLTPEMLQPQKDG